Proteins encoded within one genomic window of Festucalex cinctus isolate MCC-2025b chromosome 18, RoL_Fcin_1.0, whole genome shotgun sequence:
- the LOC144005771 gene encoding short transient receptor potential channel 4-like, whose product MSQLYYRRSDSSSYRDRIPLRIVRAESELSALEKAYLGAVEKGDYASVKQALQEAEIYFKININCIDPLGRTALLIAIENENLEIIELLLSFSVYVGDALLHAIRKEVVGAVELLLNHKKPSGGMQVPPILLDKQFSDFTPDITPIILAAHTNNYEIIKLLVQKGVSMPQPHEVRCNCVECVSSSDVDSLRHSRSRLNIYKALSSPSLIALSSEDPFLTAFRLSWELQELSKVENEFKSEYEELSQQCKEFAKDLLDQTRSSRELEMILNYRDDVNLLEEEGNGDLARLKLAIKYHQKEFVAQPNCQQLLASRWYDEFPGWRRRHWAGKFLTCVFIGLLYPAFALCYLTAPKSRYGLFIRKPFIKFICHTASYLTFLFLLLLASQHIVTTEQDRQGPAPTTVEWMILPWVLGFIWAEIKQMWDGGFQDYVHDWWNLMDFVMNSLYLATISLKIVAYIKYSGSKPRNQWEMWHPTLVAEAVFAIANIFSSLRLISLFTANSHLGPLQISLGRMLLDILKFLFIYCLVLLAFANGLNQLYFYYETKASDEKDKCKGIRCVEQNNAFSTLFETLQSLFWSIFGLISLYVTNVNADHQFTEFVGATMFGTYNIISLVVLLNMLIAMMNNSYQHIADHADIEWKFARTKLWMSYFEEGATLPPPFNIVPSPKSVWYLVCWVKSRVCRGNGEARRDTIGTIGRRAAENLRINHQYQEVLRNLVKRYVAAMIRDAKTEEGLTEDNFKELKQDISSFRYEVMGMMKTGRAVLQGGGGAIGPSESALAYPNASLKMASRAQPKSKANRFKMAAALLQRVASAARTPEAHNGLPNGAAFSLDGGGGGASDVAVFHKRHHRGVCPHRLCNQAGPAEYSRKMYSLSEEAEEDEKGGTDPDVSGDVGSVADQEDESAA is encoded by the exons GAGGCGGAGATCTACTTCAAGATCAACATCAACTGCATCGACCCGCTGGGCCGCACGGCGCTGCTCATCGCCATCGAGAACGAGAACCTGGAGATCATCGAGCTGCTGCTGAGCTTCAGCGTCTACGTGGGCGACGCCCTGCTGCACGCCATCCGCAAGGAGGTCGTGGGCGCCGTCGAGCTGCTGCTCAACCACAAGAAGCCCAGCGGCGGCATGCAG GTTCCTCCCATCCTATTGGACAAGCAGTTCTCGGACTTCACGCCGGACATCACGCCCATCATCCTGGCGGCGCACACCAACAACTACGAGATCATCAAGCTCCTGGTGCAGAAAGGCGTTTCGATGCCGCAGCCACACGAG gTCCGCTGCAACTGCGTGGAGTGCGTGTCGAGCTCGGACGTGGACAGCCTGCGACACTCACGCTCGCGCCTCAACATCTACAAGGCGCTGTCCAGCCCCTCCCTCATCGCGCTCTCCAGCGAGGACCCATTCCTCACCGCCTTCAGGCTCAGCTGGGAGCTGCAGGAGCTCAGCAAG GTGGAGAACGAGTTCAAATCGGAATACGAGGAGCTGTCTCAGCAGTGTAAGGAGTTTGCCAAAGACCTCCTGGACCAGACCAGGAGCTCCAGAGAACTTGAGATGATCCTCAACTACAGAGATGACGTCAACCTGCTGGAGGAGGAGGGCAACGGGGACCTGGCCAGACTCAAGTTGGCCATCAAGTACCACCAAAAAGAG TTTGTAGCGCAGCCAAACTGCCAGCAGCTGCTGGCGTCGCGCTGGTACGACGAGTTCCCCGGCTGGAGGCGGCGCCACTGGGCCGGCAAATTCCTGACGTGCGTCTTCATCGGGCTCCTGTACCCGGCGTTTGCCCTGTGCTACCTCACGGCCCCCAAGAGCCGCTACGGGCTGTTCATCCGCAAGCCCTTCATCAAGTTCATCTGCCACACGGCGTCCTACCTGACCTTCCTCTTCCTGCTGCTGCTCGCCTCGCAGCACATCGTCACCACCGAGCAGGACCGCCAGGGCCCGGCGCCCACCACTGTGGAGTGGATGATCCTGCCTTGGGTGCTGG GTTTCATCTGGGCCGAGATCAAGCAAATGTGGGACGGAGGTTTCCAGGACTACGTCCACGACTGGTGGAACCTGATGGACTTTGTCATGAACTCTCTGTACCTGGCCACCATCTCCCTCAAAATCGTAGCCTACATTAAG taCAGTGGCAGTAAACCCAGGAACCAGTGGGAGATGTGGCACCCGACGCTGGTCGCTGAGGCGGTGTTCGCCATCGCCAACATCTTCAGCTCCCTGCGACTCATCTCGCTCTTCACGGCCAACTCCCACCTGGGACCCCTGCAGATCTCACTGGGCCGCATGCTGCTGGACATCCTCAAGTTCCTCTTCATCTACTGCCTG GTTTTGCTGGCTTTTGCCAACGGCCTGAACCAGCTGTACTTCTACTACGAAACCAAAGCCTCAGATGAGAAGGACAAGTGTAAAGGCATCCGGTGTGTGGAGCAGAATAACGCCTTCTCCAC GCTGTTCGAGACCCTGCAGTCTCTCTTCTGGTCCATCTTCGGCCTGATCAGTTTGTACGTGACCAACGTGAACGCCGACCACCAATTCACCGAGTTCGTGGGCGCCACCATGTTCGGCACGTACAACATCATCTCCCTGGTGGTGCTGCTCAACATGCTCATCGCCATGATGAACAACTCCTACCAGCACATCGCG GATCACGCTGACATCGAGTGGAAGTTTGCCCGCACAAAGCTGTGGATGAGTTACTTTGAGGAGGGGGCCACCCTGCCGCCGCCCTTCAACATCGTCCCCAGCCCCAAATCCGTCTGGTACCTAGTCTGCTGGGTCAAATCGCGAGTGTGCCGGGGGAACGGCGAGGCTCGGCGCGACACCATTGGCACAATCGGG AGGCGAGCTGCAGAGAACCTGAGAATAAACCATCAGTACCAG gAGGTGCTGAGGAACCTGGTGAAGCGCTACGTGGCCGCCATGATCCGAGACGCCAAGACCGAGGAAGGCCTGACGGAAGACAACTTTAAG GAGCTGAAGCAGGACATCTCCAGCTTCCGCTACGAGGTGATGGGCATGATGAAAACGGGGCGAGCGGTGCTgcagggcggcggcggcgccatCGGCCCTTCCGAGTCTGCCCTGGCTTACCCCAACGCCTCCCTCAAGATGGCCTCCCGTGCTCAGCCCAAAAGCAAAGCCAACCGcttcaagatggccgccgccctccTCCAGAGGGTAGCATCTGCCGCGCGGACCCCCGAAGCCCACAACGGGCTCCCCAATGGCGCGGCCTTCTCTctggacggcggcggcggcggcgccagCGACGTTGCCGTGTTCCACAAACGACACCACCGCGGGGTTTGCCCCCACCGACTGTGCAACCAGGCCGGGCCCGCGGAGTATTCCAGGAAAATGTACTCTCTAtcggaggaggcggaggaggatgAAAAGGGCGGGACCGATCCGGACGTcagcggcgatgtcggcagcgtGGCCGACCAGGAAGACGAGAGCGCCGCATGA